A window of the Acidovorax sp. YS12 genome harbors these coding sequences:
- a CDS encoding curli production assembly/transport component CsgG, translating to MERRMAWLRACVPSALCVLLLAACGEKKTELGQGGSVVSGSAGPEGARNAARELQRCDAPVATVALAENPNGYTVGSGYHLPASPVPLIKLLAQQSGCFRVVDRGAGLRGTVQEQDLKDAGILRPQSTVAKGKGYEAQYTLTPSLTFSEQDAGRGLAGVIAMVPVLRDIAGLAGLVEQVKFKEAQTALLLSDNETTEQVAAATGAARTTDLGVGGLVLGRLGGGAGAGWSNTNEGKVIAAAFLDAHNQLVAQARVLQAKALPPPVPTRAASR from the coding sequence ATGGAGCGGCGCATGGCGTGGCTGAGGGCCTGCGTGCCCAGCGCACTGTGCGTGCTGCTGCTCGCCGCCTGCGGCGAGAAGAAAACCGAGCTGGGCCAGGGCGGCTCCGTGGTCAGCGGCTCGGCCGGGCCTGAAGGCGCCCGCAACGCGGCCCGCGAGCTGCAGCGCTGCGATGCGCCCGTGGCCACCGTGGCGCTGGCCGAGAACCCGAACGGCTACACCGTGGGCAGCGGCTACCATCTGCCCGCCTCGCCGGTGCCGCTGATCAAGCTGCTGGCGCAGCAAAGCGGCTGCTTTCGTGTGGTGGACCGCGGCGCAGGCCTGCGTGGCACGGTGCAGGAGCAGGACCTGAAGGACGCGGGCATCTTGCGCCCCCAGTCCACGGTGGCCAAGGGCAAGGGCTACGAGGCGCAGTACACCCTCACGCCCAGCCTCACCTTCAGCGAGCAGGATGCCGGGCGTGGCCTGGCCGGGGTGATCGCCATGGTTCCCGTGCTGCGCGACATCGCCGGGCTGGCGGGCCTGGTCGAGCAGGTCAAGTTCAAGGAAGCGCAGACCGCGCTGCTGCTGTCCGACAACGAAACCACCGAACAGGTGGCGGCCGCCACGGGTGCCGCGCGCACCACCGACCTGGGCGTGGGCGGGCTGGTGCTGGGCCGCCTGGGCGGGGGCGCCGGCGCCGGGTGGAGCAACACCAACGAGGGCAAGGTGATCGCCGCCGCCTTCCTGGACGCGCACAACCAGCTCGTGGCCCAGGCGCGCGTGCTGCAGGCCAAGGCACTGCCGCCGCCCGTGCCCACCCGCGCCGCCAGCCGTTGA
- a CDS encoding zinc ribbon domain-containing protein — protein MPIYAYKCGACGHAKDVLQKISDAPLTQCPACGAEAFSKQITAAGFQLKGSGWYVTDFRGGSGSSAPATGAKSEEAAAPAAAPAACASCPAASKAD, from the coding sequence ATGCCTATCTATGCCTACAAATGCGGCGCCTGTGGCCATGCCAAGGATGTGCTGCAAAAAATCTCCGACGCTCCGCTGACGCAGTGTCCCGCCTGCGGCGCCGAGGCGTTCTCCAAGCAGATCACGGCCGCCGGCTTCCAGCTCAAGGGCTCGGGCTGGTACGTCACGGACTTCCGTGGCGGCAGCGGCAGCAGTGCCCCCGCGACAGGCGCCAAGAGCGAGGAGGCCGCGGCGCCCGCGGCAGCACCGGCCGCCTGCGCATCCTGCCCCGCTGCCTCGAAGGCAGATTGA
- a CDS encoding DUF502 domain-containing protein: MAALRKWLFTGLLVIVPGVITAWVLNWIVGTLDQTLAILPEAWHPDKLLGFHIPGFGVLLTLLILLSVGALASNFAGRKLVAWGDGLVSRIPVVRSIYSSVKQVSDTLFSESGNAFRTAVLVQWPREGVWTVAFITGSPSGEVAAYLRDEYVSVYVPTTPNPTGGYFVILRKSDCIELDMSIDAALKYIVSMGVVAPPEPAALAHSR, from the coding sequence ATGGCTGCCCTGCGCAAGTGGTTATTCACCGGTTTGCTGGTCATCGTGCCCGGCGTCATCACCGCCTGGGTGCTGAACTGGATCGTCGGCACGCTGGACCAGACGTTGGCCATCCTGCCCGAGGCCTGGCATCCGGACAAACTGCTGGGCTTCCACATTCCCGGCTTCGGCGTCCTGCTGACGCTGCTCATCCTGCTCTCCGTGGGCGCGCTGGCCAGCAATTTCGCCGGGCGCAAGCTGGTGGCGTGGGGCGACGGGCTGGTCAGCCGCATTCCCGTGGTGCGCTCGATCTACTCCAGCGTCAAGCAGGTGTCCGACACGCTGTTCTCGGAGAGCGGCAATGCCTTCCGCACGGCGGTGCTGGTGCAGTGGCCGCGCGAGGGCGTGTGGACCGTGGCGTTCATCACCGGCTCGCCCTCGGGCGAGGTGGCGGCCTACCTGCGCGATGAGTACGTGAGCGTGTACGTGCCCACCACGCCCAACCCCACCGGCGGCTATTTCGTGATCCTGCGCAAGAGCGATTGCATCGAACTCGACATGAGCATCGACGCCGCGCTCAAATACATCGTCTCCATGGGTGTGGTGGCTCCGCCCGAGCCCGCCGCACTCGCCCACTCCAGATAA
- the nudB gene encoding dihydroneopterin triphosphate diphosphatase — translation MYKIPQSVLVVVHTPALDVLLIRRADSAEPFWQSVTGSKDAPHESYAATAAREVREETGIDAQAPGCVLRDWRLENVYTIYPQWQHRYAPGVWHNTERVFGLQVPARQAVALNPREHTAYAWLDWREAADRCTSPSNAEAILLLPRMTTP, via the coding sequence ATGTACAAGATCCCGCAATCGGTGCTGGTGGTGGTGCATACCCCAGCGCTCGACGTGCTGCTGATCCGCCGCGCCGATTCGGCCGAGCCGTTCTGGCAGTCGGTCACCGGCAGCAAGGATGCGCCGCACGAGTCCTATGCCGCCACGGCGGCGCGCGAGGTGCGCGAGGAAACCGGCATCGACGCGCAGGCCCCGGGCTGCGTGCTGCGCGACTGGCGGCTGGAGAACGTCTACACCATCTATCCCCAGTGGCAGCACCGCTACGCGCCCGGCGTGTGGCACAACACCGAGCGGGTCTTCGGCCTGCAGGTACCCGCGCGGCAGGCCGTGGCCTTGAATCCCCGCGAACACACGGCATATGCTTGGCTGGACTGGCGCGAGGCGGCCGACCGCTGCACCTCGCCCTCCAACGCCGAGGCGATTTTGCTGCTGCCACGAATGACCACGCCATGA
- the aspS gene encoding aspartate--tRNA ligase has protein sequence MAMRSHYCGLVTEALMGQTVTLCGWVNRRRDHGGVIFIDLRDREGYVQVVCDPDRPEMFKVAEDVRGEFCVQVKGLVRARPAGTTNDKLKSGQIEVLCHELVVLNASVTPPFQMDDENLSETTRLTHRVMDLRRPHMQRNMMLRYKTAIQVRNFLDKEGFIDIETPMLGKSTPEGARDYLVPSRVHDGQFFALPQSPQLYKQMLMVAGYDRYYQITKCFRDEDLRADRQPEFTQIDCETSFLNEEEIRAIFQRMITEVFKQQLDVDLGEFPIMTYQDAAFRFGSDKPDLRVKLEFTELTEVMKDVDFKVFSAPATTKGGRVVALRVPGGGAISRGEIDQYTEFVKIYGAKGLAWIKVNEAAKGRDGLQSPIVKNLHDAAIAEILKRTGAQDGDLLFFGADKEKIVNDSIGALRLKIGHSEFGKKSGLFENRWAPLWVVDFPMFEHDEEEDRWVAVHHPFTSPKDGHEDLMDTDPGKCIAKAYDMVLNGWELGGGSVRIHRADVQAKVFAALNIGPEDQRAKFGYLLDALQYGAPPHGGLAFGLDRLITLMTGAESIRDVIAFPKTQRAQDLLTQAPSPVDEKQLRELHIRLRNPVAAA, from the coding sequence ATGGCCATGCGCTCCCACTACTGCGGTCTCGTGACCGAAGCCCTGATGGGCCAAACCGTTACCCTGTGCGGCTGGGTGAACCGCCGCCGCGACCACGGTGGTGTCATCTTCATCGACCTGCGCGACCGCGAAGGCTACGTGCAGGTCGTGTGCGACCCGGACCGCCCCGAGATGTTCAAGGTGGCCGAAGACGTGCGGGGCGAGTTCTGTGTGCAAGTCAAGGGACTGGTGCGCGCGCGCCCTGCCGGCACCACCAACGACAAGCTCAAGAGCGGCCAGATCGAAGTGCTGTGCCATGAGCTGGTGGTGCTCAACGCCTCCGTCACTCCGCCGTTCCAGATGGACGACGAGAACCTGTCCGAGACCACGCGCCTCACGCACCGCGTGATGGATCTGCGCCGCCCGCACATGCAGCGCAACATGATGCTGCGCTACAAGACGGCGATCCAGGTGCGCAACTTCCTCGACAAGGAAGGCTTCATCGACATCGAGACGCCCATGCTGGGCAAGAGCACGCCCGAGGGCGCGCGCGACTACCTCGTGCCCAGCCGCGTGCACGACGGCCAGTTCTTCGCGCTGCCGCAGTCGCCCCAGCTCTACAAGCAGATGCTGATGGTGGCCGGCTACGACCGCTACTACCAGATCACCAAGTGCTTCCGCGACGAAGACCTGCGCGCCGACCGCCAGCCCGAGTTCACGCAGATCGACTGCGAGACCTCGTTCCTGAACGAAGAGGAAATCCGCGCCATCTTCCAGCGCATGATCACCGAGGTGTTCAAGCAGCAGCTGGACGTGGACCTGGGCGAATTCCCCATCATGACCTACCAGGACGCGGCGTTCCGCTTCGGCTCCGACAAGCCCGACCTGCGCGTGAAGCTCGAGTTCACCGAGCTGACCGAGGTGATGAAGGACGTGGACTTCAAGGTGTTCTCCGCCCCCGCCACCACCAAGGGTGGCCGCGTGGTGGCCCTGCGCGTGCCGGGCGGCGGCGCCATCAGCCGTGGCGAGATCGACCAGTACACCGAGTTCGTCAAGATCTACGGCGCCAAGGGCCTGGCCTGGATCAAGGTCAACGAAGCCGCCAAGGGCCGCGATGGCCTGCAGTCGCCCATCGTCAAGAACCTGCATGACGCGGCCATCGCCGAGATCCTCAAGCGCACCGGCGCGCAGGACGGCGACCTGCTCTTCTTCGGCGCCGACAAGGAAAAGATCGTCAACGATTCCATCGGCGCGCTGCGCCTGAAGATCGGCCACAGCGAATTCGGCAAGAAGAGCGGCCTGTTCGAGAACCGCTGGGCGCCGCTGTGGGTGGTGGACTTCCCCATGTTCGAGCACGACGAGGAAGAAGACCGCTGGGTGGCCGTGCACCATCCCTTCACGTCGCCGAAGGACGGCCATGAGGACCTCATGGACACCGATCCCGGCAAGTGCATCGCCAAGGCCTACGACATGGTGCTCAACGGCTGGGAGCTGGGCGGCGGCTCGGTGCGTATCCACCGCGCCGACGTGCAGGCCAAGGTGTTCGCCGCCCTGAACATCGGCCCGGAAGACCAGCGCGCCAAGTTCGGCTACCTGCTCGATGCGCTGCAGTACGGCGCGCCCCCGCACGGCGGCCTGGCCTTCGGCCTGGACCGCCTCATCACGCTGATGACCGGCGCCGAGTCGATCCGCGACGTGATCGCCTTCCCCAAGACCCAGCGCGCGCAGGATCTGCTGACCCAGGCGCCTTCGCCCGTGGACGAAAAGCAGCTGCGCGAGCTGCATATCCGTCTGCGCAACCCGGTGGCTGCAGCGTAA